A single genomic interval of Candidatus Bathyarchaeota archaeon harbors:
- a CDS encoding 4Fe-4S dicluster domain-containing protein gives MENLENSIREVAEKLLSEKKVDLIIGYERGTLPLRTTPCFVDKVESIKKLVWNASCDASLSKYVVDRKEKVGVIAKGCDARLIAVCAIEKQFPRENVVIIGVPCLGVIDRKKIKAKLGDREVLEAVVKDEQIKVKGEGFELVLPKNVFLCDSCLTCGHKNPPIYDVFVGEKVPETTEVNEFAEVSSLESKSVEERWDHFKEELGKCIRCYACRNICPLCYCKMCFVDQTMPAWFGKTNDISDTMIYHIVRAFHIAGRCVDCGACSRACPMDINLRELVKKTEKIMKERYNYEAGVSLEEVPPLGEFKMEDSQEFIK, from the coding sequence ATGGAAAACCTTGAAAATTCGATAAGAGAGGTCGCGGAAAAGCTTCTCAGCGAGAAGAAGGTCGACCTGATAATCGGATATGAGCGAGGAACCCTGCCTCTTCGCACGACTCCCTGCTTTGTGGACAAAGTAGAGAGCATTAAAAAGCTTGTTTGGAACGCAAGTTGCGACGCCAGCCTTTCAAAATACGTGGTAGATAGAAAGGAAAAAGTAGGTGTTATTGCAAAGGGTTGCGACGCACGGTTGATAGCGGTTTGTGCGATAGAGAAGCAGTTTCCCAGGGAAAATGTAGTCATAATAGGTGTCCCTTGCCTAGGTGTCATTGACAGGAAAAAGATAAAGGCGAAACTCGGCGATAGGGAGGTCCTCGAAGCCGTCGTTAAAGATGAACAGATCAAGGTTAAGGGAGAAGGTTTCGAGCTTGTTTTACCGAAAAACGTTTTCCTCTGCGACTCGTGTCTAACCTGCGGACACAAGAATCCACCTATCTACGATGTATTTGTGGGAGAGAAGGTGCCTGAAACCACGGAAGTGAACGAGTTCGCTGAAGTTTCTAGCCTCGAGTCGAAGTCAGTGGAAGAGAGGTGGGACCATTTTAAGGAGGAACTAGGCAAGTGCATCAGATGCTACGCTTGCAGAAACATTTGTCCCCTCTGCTATTGCAAGATGTGCTTCGTCGACCAGACAATGCCCGCTTGGTTCGGCAAGACAAATGATATCTCGGATACTATGATATACCACATCGTCCGTGCCTTCCACATAGCCGGGAGATGCGTCGATTGCGGAGCCTGCAGTCGAGCTTGCCCAATGGATATAAACCTGAGGGAGCTCGTGAAAAAAACTGAAAAGATTATGAAAGAACGGTACAACTACGAGGCAGGAGTCAGCCTTGAAGAGGTCCCCCCGTTGGGAGAGTTCAAAATGGAGGATTCTCAGGAGTTCATTAAGTGA